The genomic DNA ATGGCCAGCGTGTTGACCACGGCGATCGCGGTGAAGGCGATGATCAGGCCCATCGCCACGTAGTTCACCTCGGCGTTGGGCGCGCTCACCTCGGCGGCCTGCGCCTGGCCGAGGACCGCGACGCCGGGGGTGGCGCGTTCGACGGCCCCGCGCGGCACGGAGGGGGCGGAGACCAGGAGGGTGCCGAGCGGGTTGTCCACGTGCCCGGCGACCAGGTCGTGGGGGAGGGTGAGCTCGCCGAACCCGAGGCCCCTGGAGTAGACCGCGGCCACCCTGACCGCGGCGGGAGTGCCGTCGCCGAGTGTGAGGTCGACCCGGCTGCCCACCGACACGTCCAGCCGGGCGGCCGCCGTGTCACTGACCGCGATCACCTCCCCGCCGAAGTCCCGGAACGAGCCCGAGGTGACTCCGAGATCGAGGGTGCGGTCGAGCCCCGCCGGGGTGACGGCCTGCGCGCCGTACTTCTCAAGCCCGATCCTGACAGAGGTGCGCAGTACCTCGGTCACCGCCACGACCCCGGGCACCTTCCGCACGGCGGCGGCGGTGACACCGGAGACGCGCGGCCCGAGCACGTAGTCGGCCCTGCCGCCCTCGATCGCCTGCTGCCCGGCGGCATACCCCATCGTGGTCTGTACGAACAGGATCGTGCAGGTCATCGCCAGCATCAAGCAGAGCGGGGTGATGACGGAGGCGAGCCGCCGCGACCCGGCACGCAGGTTCGCGGCGGCCAGGTGGCCGCCCACCCGCGAAACGCGCAGCGGCACGCTCAGCACCGCGATCGCCGCCTGTGCGAGGACCGGGCCGAGTAGAGCCACGGCGACCGTCCACACCAGTGCGGTCAGCATGGTGACCGGGCTGGACGCGGCCTCGGTAGACAGCGCCGACAGCACAAGGGTCAGTGCGACGCCGGCACCGGTGAAGACCAGTCCCGCGACCAACCGGCCCCACGGCAGGCGCGCGGCCGGCAGCGCCGCGTCGCCGAGCGCCTCCACCGGCCGGATGCGCGCCGTACGGCGGGCCGAGACGCGCGCCGCCGCCCATGCCGCCACCACGGTGGCCAGCAGGGCCGCGAAGATCGGGAACGGGCTGACGGCCAGCGTGAGGTTCTCCGGCATTGCGCCCAGGGCGACGAAGCGGGAACGCAGCCAGAAGCCCAGGCCGACGCCCACGGCGGAGCCGATGACGCCGGCCGCCAGGCTGACCATGAGGGCCTCGCCACCGAGCAGCCCGCGGATCTGCCGGGGCGTCGCGGCGACGGCCCGCAGCAGGGCGAGTTCGCGCTGGCGCTGCTGGATGGAGAGCGCGAACGTCCCCACCACGACGAGGATGGCGACAAGCAGTGACGTGCCGCCCAGGGCGCCGCCGAGGCTGATCAACTTCACCCGCGACTTCTCCACGTCGAGGAACTCGATCGTGCCGCGCTCGTCGCCGCGGTAGGCGACCGTACCGTCGACGGAGATGTCCACCTGGGGGAAGACGCCGATGGCACTGACCATCCCGGGCCTGTCGGCCAGTCGCCGGGCTTCCTGCGTCGAGAAGAACAGGCTGCCCAGTGCCTTGTCGGTCACCCCGACCACCCGGTAGCGGCGCGGGGCGGCCGTGGACCGGACCGTGATGAGTGTTCCCGGCTTCAGCCCGCTGCTCGCCTCCGCCACGATCTCGTCGTCGGCCTGGGGCGCACGCCCCTCGACCAGCGTGTAGGGAGTGAGCGCGGCCGACTCCCAGCCGTGACCGGTGAGCTCACCGTGCGCTGTGTAGGCGGGGAAGGTCACCTCGGTGACAACCTTCTCCACCCCGGGCGTCCGCCGGAGCCGCTCGGCGACGGACACACTGATCCAGGCGCGTTCCGACAGCGGTTTGGCCTTCGTCTTGATCTTCTCCGCCGACTTGCGGACGGTCTGGCGAACGGACTGGTCGGCCGCGACGACCACAGGGGTGCCCGCGTAGCGTTGGGGTGCCACCTTCCCGCGCAGTCCGGTCTCCAGCAGCATGCCGCAGGCGCACACCAGGGCGGCGGCGCAGAGCAGGGCGACGAACGCGCCCGCGAACCCGGCCTTACGGTGCCGCAACGTCTTCAGGGCAAGCCAGATCATCACACCCACGCTCCAAGCCGGGTCATCCGCTCGGCGACCTTCTCCGAGGTCGGTGCGGTCATCGAGTCCACGATCCGGCCGTCGGCCAGGTACAGGACGGTGTCGGCGTAGGAGGCGGCCACCGGGTCGTGCGTCACCATCACGACCGTCTGGCCCATCCCGTCCACCACCTCGCGCAGCAGGGTCAGCACGTCACGTGCGGTCATCGTGTCGAGCGCGCCGGTCGGTTCGTCGCCGAACACCACCTCGGGCCTGGTCACCAGGGCCCTGGCGATCGCCACGCGCTGCTGCTGGCCGCCGGAGAGCTGAGCCGGGCGGTGCCCGGTGCGTCCTTCGAGACCGACCCTGGACACGATCTCCGCCAGCCACGTCCGGTCCATGTCGGCGGCCGCCAGCCGCAGCGGCAGCGTGATGTTCTCAAGGACCGTCAGCGACGAAACCAGGTTGAACGCCTGGAACACGAACCCGATCCGCTGC from Streptosporangium sp. NBC_01756 includes the following:
- a CDS encoding ABC transporter permease; its protein translation is MIWLALKTLRHRKAGFAGAFVALLCAAALVCACGMLLETGLRGKVAPQRYAGTPVVVAADQSVRQTVRKSAEKIKTKAKPLSERAWISVSVAERLRRTPGVEKVVTEVTFPAYTAHGELTGHGWESAALTPYTLVEGRAPQADDEIVAEASSGLKPGTLITVRSTAAPRRYRVVGVTDKALGSLFFSTQEARRLADRPGMVSAIGVFPQVDISVDGTVAYRGDERGTIEFLDVEKSRVKLISLGGALGGTSLLVAILVVVGTFALSIQQRQRELALLRAVAATPRQIRGLLGGEALMVSLAAGVIGSAVGVGLGFWLRSRFVALGAMPENLTLAVSPFPIFAALLATVVAAWAAARVSARRTARIRPVEALGDAALPAARLPWGRLVAGLVFTGAGVALTLVLSALSTEAASSPVTMLTALVWTVAVALLGPVLAQAAIAVLSVPLRVSRVGGHLAAANLRAGSRRLASVITPLCLMLAMTCTILFVQTTMGYAAGQQAIEGGRADYVLGPRVSGVTAAAVRKVPGVVAVTEVLRTSVRIGLEKYGAQAVTPAGLDRTLDLGVTSGSFRDFGGEVIAVSDTAAARLDVSVGSRVDLTLGDGTPAAVRVAAVYSRGLGFGELTLPHDLVAGHVDNPLGTLLVSAPSVPRGAVERATPGVAVLGQAQAAEVSAPNAEVNYVAMGLIIAFTAIAVVNTLAMSTSDRSREFALLRLVGTTRRQVLRMLWLETLTAVLIAVSLGTVISLVTLAAFSLGMTGSVQPHIPPLTYLAVIAAAGALALAATIVPARFALRGRPADVVGARE
- a CDS encoding ABC transporter ATP-binding protein, with the protein product MTDVVRLDAVSKVYGKGQGAVAALREVTVGIPRGSFTAVMGPSGSGKSTFLHCAAGLDVPSSGSVQLGGTALDGMNETRLTELRRQRIGFVFQAFNLVSSLTVLENITLPLRLAAADMDRTWLAEIVSRVGLEGRTGHRPAQLSGGQQQRVAIARALVTRPEVVFGDEPTGALDTMTARDVLTLLREVVDGMGQTVVMVTHDPVAASYADTVLYLADGRIVDSMTAPTSEKVAERMTRLGAWV